Genomic segment of Vanacampus margaritifer isolate UIUO_Vmar chromosome 13, RoL_Vmar_1.0, whole genome shotgun sequence:
CGCAAACGTGAAGAAACAAAAGAGTTGCAGGTATGTTGCTCTGAAAAGAAAGTTCACCGGCCCAAACTGAAATGCCACGATACCATCATTTGCTCTGATTATCTGCAGAAATCAGGCGTGACATTTAAAGTGGATAACCGTCTCCCCAATCTGGTGAACCTGAATGAGGACCCTCAGCTGTCTGAGATGCTTCTCTACATGATCAAAGAGGGCCGAACTGCAGTTGGCAAACTCAAGCCTAACTCCACACACGACATCCAGTTGACTGGAGCTCTCATTGCTGACCAGCACTGGTGAGAACAAATGCAAATGCTCATCACCCACAACAATATGTACACCTAGTCAAGCTGTAGTCCTGTTATGTAGATATATTAGGTATAACCAAATAAAATGGTTCTATAAGTTGTATTTctctttaatatattttttaaaaccataacacatacataaatataagaaaaaagtaaaacaaaatagcAATGTGGGGAAAAGTCCGTACATAACTCCTTTATTTAATACATGCTGAAGTTGTAATGGGTTTCTTTCCTGTTACAGTATTATAACCAACACCCACGGTACCGTCAGCATCACTCCCATGGAAAATGCCAAGACCTTTGTGAATGGAAACTTAATATCAGAATCAACTGTTTTGCACCATGTAAGTATGCAAAATAGCTCGCGTTTCATTTGATATTCAGCGTCAGTATCTAATGGGCAAACCATTTATGATCAGTTTACCAACCTTTCTATTTTATAGATAATGTACATCTATTTCTTAAATTCTATCTCCAGGGAGACCGGGTGATTCTCGGTGGAGACCATTACTTGCGTTTCAATCATCCAGCAGAGGTGCAGAGTGGAAAGCGAGTATCATGTTGGACAGATGCAGGCGACGGCCACAAAGactttgagtttgccaaaaatGAGCTGCTTGCGGCTCAGAGAGCTAAGTAAGTGAAAAGGACACACCAAAAAGTGTACAGTGGTCCCCTGCTAGCCGCAGGGAAGAGGGACTGCACACTGCAAAAGGGACAGTagaacatttaagaaaaaaaaatattgtatagtaaaataagaaaaatattctttcaaataagctaaattatctgccaacagaacaagaacattttacttaaatttaaatacctgtaagattttgaaaaataagaaaataatactagggccatatcaaccacagcggtcttgaaaatagtattttttgactaaacaagtattttttttaagctgtaataaatagaactagTTTCATAAATATTTCTTCATTTACGGTTGGCcaacttagcctgagtgtcaagcagggcggtAACAGGTtctgaccactgagctggtagtgCATTTACTgtaaagaggaaaaataaactTAGTACATATAACGAAACAAACCACTTGAATTGATGATATTTACAAGGAAAAAGGCTTACAATAAAgagctatattgcacttttttttctgattgtttCCAGACTTGTAATCtgtccatttatcttattattacattatgcaaactcttaaaataagaaaaattcaacttatgaaaccccagttcaaaGCCTTTGTTGTttagtcatcttaaaatgtggaaaatgtttgttttatgcctcacagtacttaaaactatctgttaacactcaatgccaagactgcttcatcaaataagataattaagaaataagtatcttaaaataagcagaaatatcttgtctgacaattttattttaagtaaaaataatttgtcaaagcaaagtaagcaaatttaggttaaatttaagaaaatatatcttacttaagatttcagtttttgcaatGTGAGCCACAGTGAAAATCCACATATAATTGATGCCCattataaatacattgaagaaaaattatgcatattttttttaacccaaagaATTCTTTAAAAAACGCCATATTTGCTTTACGCACCCTCTGTTTATCCAGACTTAAACATCAATGTTGAGGGGAATTCCCacagtcatatttttttgtcttccaggCTGGAGGCAGAAATTGAAGAGGCTCAGGTGAAAGCCAAAAGGGAAATGATGCAAGGAATCCAGATGGCCAAAGATGTTGCCCAAAAAGAGCTGTCTGACCAAAAGACTCTCTATGAGGACAGGATTCGAGCCATGGAAAAAGAACTGGTATaggaacattttcaaagaaggaAAAGTCATTTACACGCCCCACAGTTGATTGTTTTCTAGTTGCGATAATTGTAACTTTACTGATTTTGAACCACCCACATGCACTCACTTTTGGAAATGGTTGTTCTTTGACAGTTGAACAAACAATATGCCTGCTCTGCCTTTTCCGCTAATCCTGAGTCCTatgaaaaatgtcattcattcaGAACGAggaaaatgagcgtaagcatcTCCAGGAGCTCGACCATCGAAGGGTAGCCAGCCAGATGGAAGAACTGAAGATGGCCAATATGGAGTTGGAGCAGGAGGTGGACTCTCAGAAAAAACGCCTCCGTCTCCACATGGAGGCCCAGGTCAGGGTTTAGACTTACACTTTCACTTGAAAATGGAAAGCTGGTTTATATTGTGCGCCACCAAACTGTGGAAAAATACACCCACGCAGACCATTGTGGCCTCTCTTTAATAACAGTGGCATGTGGCGTTGTCCTAAGGTTAAAAACAAGCTGTTTAAACCAATGTGGGTGATAAAAGTCAAACAActttttcttgtcctcttttagTATCACAATTTAAGTGCAATAGAGAGCGACATCAGAGATTTCAAATATTCATCACCATTGTTTACTTAAGGTGATGGAGGAGCATCATGTGTGTCAAGCGAGGATTGTTGACGCATTGGAAgccgagaaaaaaaagctcagcgAAGAGCTTGAAGAAATTCAGAGGAAACGGACTATGAGGTTAATCCACACTCCAAGAGATGGTGAGTCATTTTTGAGGATCAGACGTAACCGCCCACCTTCATGAGCAAGCTCAGTTTTGGATAGAGTAGTGGGAGTCGTTCTTTTGCCCCGGAACCATCTCCTGTCCAGAATCTGATGCAAACTACAAAAGATAGGAgtaaatacacacactcacatttttAATGACAACTAAAGAGATGAACGATTATTTTACAGAAATGCAGTTTTATTCTTTTGAGAATTATTATgaataaaatgctatttttgcacgtttacatttttttttttttatcatggtaATAAGATGTGTCATGTCTTTATTGCAGCTTCTCCACACTGGGATACTATGAAGCTGTCCTTGATGCTTGAAGAAGCCAATAAGATTAGTGCTAACTTGAAGAAAAACACAGTCTTCAGCAGGTATACAAGATGCAAGCGAACAAGTcgcaaaatatacagtacaaacaaaaaaaaataatctaagggCTGAGTCCACTAACAATGAACTGCATCTGCTGATAGCGCCAttaattgcacttcatttgcaCTCGCAGTTTGCTCCGTTTTAACGTCCGAGTCACAAAGGATATTGCGCTGATGACATACCAGTGCAAACAAACACGCCCACAAAGTTTGACAGCTGAGTGCACCTGTTTGCTCCCCGATTGCCGCACTTTGCGCCAAGATCACCGTGGCAACAATGGCCGGGAGAGACTCTTTCACTCAATTCAAATCACATCTTTTGCTCTGtccctttctgtttttttgtttttttttcattttaattgatttctttcattccactttttattgttttatttaatgccGTCTTCCTTTTTTCATGGTGTCCTTGTGTGCCACAAGAtgccttaaccctggagaacccaagaacccttttcttctttggaaaattatgaattatacattaaatgactgctataagttaactgaacaccaaaatatgttttttttcaattttaaccctttttttttaactagctcagagttgctaatttatcaaaatatatatataaaacatactcctaggcattctgcagcatgatatgaaatagattaacaaaaaaaaaacgcaattttaccatctgatggtttgctgagaagatgtttttgtttggattgatttccagctcaacaaaacagcatgttgccagccatcttgtcaccaccactctggctcatgtaagtgcaatattcatccactagatggccccatgcaggggtcagaagtggcactctggacttttgaagttaaatttgtaaaaaaaaaaaaaaggtctttcttattttagtagcagaatttataggggccaattTTGACCCCGTggtttctccagggttaaagtaaaactcatcatcatcgatgatgtctttcatttgtctataaaatacaaacattggTGCGATCATTGTGTTATTTTCAGAGATTGACATGGCCATACAGTACATAGAGGGGCAGGTGGGGCTGCGTATTTCGGACGACATGTTGTGTCTTTTGCATGCCGAAGCCGTTACTCACATTGCTCAGTCAATGCATCCCCTCGCGCTCAAGATGCTTCCACAGAGGAGCACCAAGTTTACACTAACTTTCTCAGGGCATGGGGCAATTGGTGCTATTGTTAGTGAATTACCGTTAGACATTTTTTACTGATGAGGCTCATGTGCATTATCTCCACCATTATGCATATTACCTCATTTAAACATGCGCACATAACACCGGCACATTTTTCTTGGCATCTTGATTAGTGACACATTTCACCATCTGCGCTTGCTATGTAAATTAGATGCTATGCGTTGCTCAAACTTTACCGGTTAGCGCTGTGCAAAAGCCATGCAAACCTTTAGTGGATTCAGCCCTAAGTGTTTATTTGTAGCAGTGAGGTACATTTTGGTATTACTGTGCTTGTAGACATGAAAGCTCCGACATTAAGTGCCCAGGCCAAGGGGATGTGCTCCAAGTGCGGGTCCAGAACACAAAGCTGGGGATCTCTACTTTCTGGAGCCTGGACAAGTTTCAAAACAACATGGTTTCCATGAGAGAAATGGAACGGGTTAGTTCAACTGTTTAATGATAATGTATCTAAATTCTAACAATATTTTAAGTGCTAATGTAGTACCCTAAGACCACTTAtgactttttaacattttcaattggcaTTCAGTGTGAAGTCCAATATTGCCCAGTGTTATGCAGTAATCACATGTTGATATTCTAGGCCCATTTGCCACTTTCTTTGTCTGGGTGtctcaaatgtgtttatttatttttctctttaggGGGATTCGGCTTCCAAAGATGACGATGTGTTCTATGCCCCTGATGATGAGTGGGAGCAAGATATATCGTCTTCCTCTGCTTCGTCTTCCACCCTCTCACGTCGAAGGTAGGAATGTAATGAGAACGGTGATGTCGCAATATAAAAATTGCCACGATATTGTTGCAAACCAGCTGGCATGGACAAAACTCCGGTATCATGATGAGCTATTTTCTAATATCGCCACCCTCCCCataatatcgtgataattatgattttgtgacgtttggatattgttacatccctatttaGATGTGCAACCAACAGGATATTCCTAtcttaaattgaagcaaaaacggTGAGACCCAACAAGCATAATAGTGTTTATGATGCCAGAGGTTTTTAGAGCTGGAGACAGCCTGAAGTTAGGCGGATGTGGCTGGCTGcccccaaattttatatccagGAAAAAAACCTGACTCGCATGAAAACCAGGGAGGTGTCTACTAGAGAACAACAAGCAATTGTGAAGGAGAGAGAAGATGGGAAATTTACCAGAGCCATTGCAAGGAAAcaaccatttattttttctcttgtcACTATGTTAAGATGTCACTAATGCTCCTCTAGTTGGAAGGCAACCTTTAAATCTACATGTTTTCCATCTACTGTATTTTAGTGCTACTGTTTTAATGTGCCTCACGACAAATGTTCTTAATCATGTCATGTTCATACTCGGATTACATTTTTCTACGTgacttctgttttgttttaggaGCAGGAGTTTATTAAAGAGCAAAAGAATCTCAGGGCGTCTTTATGAGATCCGTGTCCATCCCATTCAGAGCCTTCTTCAGGGCTCCTCCTACTCTGATGGTAAGTCTGGATCATTCAAAATGACTCAGCCCCCCCTGCTTTCGTAATTTAAATCCACAAGGCACACCAGTCAATTCTCTGAGAAGGTAGTCTGGGAATCAGGAACATTTACATTCCCAAACTCAACTGCTtctgctgcttcttttttttttttttgaacagtaACATGCAATCCAAGGGTGTTGCCACTTGAAATAAAAACGGACTCCTGGAGGATTATGTGACAAATTGACTTtttcaaatgtcatgttgctgTTGAGAAATGGTCtgtggtgatgtcatcttctttcATCACTGTGTCTGTCCCAGGGTTGATGGGTGTTGTCACACCACCCTCCACACGTTCCAGTACCACAGACTCTACCATGCCTGGTATCTGCAAGGAGCTGGTGGGCCAATCAGTGGCCCGCCTGCGTGGCTTTGCGGGTGCTGAAGAAAGCCTGGCTGATAGGTTGGCCTCAGATTTGCACAGGGTATGCACGGCTATCCAGACCATATCTGAACTGTATGACAGTTTAGATGATGACAGCCAAGAGAATGGTGAGTCAACCATGTCTGTTCACATTGAGGGTACTTTCTAATTCTGAAGAGGggtcaaaataaaattccatCTAGATGAGGAAGAGTGTCATTTTAACATCTAAGTCCACATAGAACTACTGGTCATTTACAGGTGCCACGAATGCTGTGTTGTGTAATCCAATGTGCCCAACAATTATGAAGCCCATTCTACTCACTCAAAAGCTTGCagaaagtgaaaagaaaaacacagatAAGGAAGGAACTGTCACGTCAAAACAATTGACCTTACATTTCTAATCTTTCCAAAAAATGTTCCCTTCTCCttcagtgtttgtgtgtaacTTGTCGGCTCAGACTCAGCTGATCAAGGCCACCACGGCTACAGAGAGTGCAGTGTTTGTCATCACACAGTGGTTGGCCAGTGTGAAAGCCTCCTCTGGCCGACTCTACACTCTTGCCGAGGAACTCAAGAGCCAAGTCAAGAAGATGGGAGGATTTCTTCAGCTGCTCATTCAagtgaaaatacatttctcCACTCCTTTATTCTCATATTTCTTGCAGcaattatacagtatatcaattgATTGAGTGTGAAAACTCTTAGctggcaaatattttttattttggcgtAGGGTGGTTAATAAAAATTCAAAGCATTGATTGACGGGTCTTGGCTGTGAGCTGCGTCTATGGAAATAACTAAGCACAGGGAATTGTCAGCCTTGAGCCTCAAACAGAACATGAATAAATGGAAAATGAATCTAAATTCCTTATAAGCCGCAGTACACAAATTTCTTCAACGTCAAAGTTTTTcgtacattttcatttatttacagaGCCCCGCAGAATATTGCACCCATTTTCTCGCTTGCATTTATTCACTGCTAACTCCATTTATATTCCACCTGTTATTTTGGACTTACTTGATGTTTGCTGAAAATAAAACTCTTCCTCGCTTAGGGTTGTGAATCTGAGATCACATCAATGGTGGCCGAAGCACAAAAGAAGAGTGGTCGGTGCCTGGATGCTGCGTTGCTTGCGCTTAGCCACCTGGCGGTGTTGTCAGGCATGCCACTTAGTGTTATGGAGCTGAGTATCCAGGCCACAGGCAAGGTAACACCACCATTAATACCACAGTAGCATCTGTCTCCACCTGGCTCAGGGATTTGCCGTAATTAAGCCCAGATACAACAATGCCTAGGAATAGAACATTAGCTGTATGGCGCTCACAGGTAAAAAGGTAtttaaatgtgtgatgttattgaattagaatgcCATGTAACTAGTTGAAATTGCAGCGTGTATTCTAATGAAATAGCTTTGATTTTACACTTGCATGCggtttgtcatttatttatttttgctttcagTCATGTTTTTGACCTATGCGTTTGTAGTTTATTTCTTTTAATTACATAGGCAGTGAAAATCAATTATATGTATTATCAGAAAGATCTAAAAGCAAAGTAATATTTGATTAGCGGTCAAAGTTTAGTTTTTAGAGAGTggaaaataagatttttttaatatatctactttaacatatttttcaggCATCGTTTGTAGCATGTCTGCTGAAAGGAACAAATAAAGGTGTCCACTCCATCTTTGAAGAAAGCCTCATCACCGCCAAAGAAATGAGGAGAGATGCTCAATTTGCTCACCCAAAGACCACAGTAAGACCAAGAAAGCCTTTGCTTTGGTTCACGTACCTCTTGTATGTGTTGCATAATTGTGTACTGTATTGATAACCGGAATTAGGATAGCATACGCTCAAATATTATACACAGTCGGAAAATAGCCTTTTAGAAGCAGATTTTTCTTTGTACTCATTAATATTACGCTGCActaatttgctgtttttattttaatgcagaAGGTATATTATAAATTAACGGCTGAACATTTATGCCGTCTGGTAATCTACAATACTTAGTTGACGTTCGCAATGTTACGTCAAACGAATGCGGTAGCAACAGATTTATGACTTGATATCAAATGGCGGTGCTTTCGATGCTCTGTGATTCACAGTGTGTAGCGAAAATAGTTTTTACTGGTACTTCTTGAAGCTGTACAAGGCTCCTAGAGGATAAATAAGGAAGTAACCCGAAAGTCTGGGACACCAAAAACACATGTCAAAATCCCCACATGTATTATCATACATACATTTGTAATGTTGGACATTAAATATCATGGAAAGTACACTATTTTTCCACAACCCCTAGGTACCGATGAACACCTATATAATTTGACCCCCCAAACCTGTATAATAGTATACTTCCCTTGAGtttggatgatgatgattattatttttagatacATTTTATTCTCGAGAAATTGCAGTAGTTGTGATTTAATTAGCTCCTTTTCAACTTAATCCACTAATCCGTGACATCCAGGTCATAATCTGTCATTTATCTATTTACAGGTGCTGCAATGCCTCAAGTCCAAGACGCTTGATTTAGCCCGCATTATGCAAAATTACATCTGTTGTCACATCACGGTGAGTTTGAACTCAACTCTCAACTCAAATGTAAAGTTCAACATGTtgacatatatttatttctttaagcATAAGCAtgctgttttgctttgtttttctaaATGGCACCCTGTTGCAGGTTACAGTGGAACCACTGGGgggacccccccgcccccaacccaaacaaatattgaaataaaataaggaacttctttaaaataatttgcaaatagGTGACTGTTGGACAACAAGTATGTGTGAGTCAACTGTATACAGTATGCATgggagatatatatatttttttagttcatttgctccccaaaacgtataaatctgttctattttaaatgttttaggtgtcccaaagacgtatttatatgttctaattatatttaaaaaaaataaaaaataaaattaaaataaaataaaaaaaattatgctagagcatacagaaggcaaaGAGCAaatgaagaaattgtagttattacacaaacagccaacaggtggtagcagagcaaaagagatcaaccagagccatgttggggaaaaaaagctcttttactcacatttccaaatagatttgtgaataatgatgaaacttagctatattctattgctaattgctaactttttttctgatgaaagaaaaaaactctaatctttcttttggtgtaggttccatgtttttatagcaatagaacacaatattctgtgggccttgcaaattgagtcaaaatccaataaaacagtcgggagtgaaggggattgctttagtgaaaatggctgggagtgaatgagttaatttagtcTTGGGCAACTTACTAACAAAATACTACCGGTAATAAAGACACAAGCAAGTTAAATAATGCTAGCATTTACTATAAGTGTACATATTGTGCTTCATGTCTGTACTAGACAAGTGGCTCAGATAATGGATCGATAGTTTCAGCATAGTGTATATCTAACAAAGCTTGCTGGCCAATTAAAATCATATTCTAGCACTATGCTAATTAATATCAAACCTCCAAATAGGGGAaacaattgggggggggggtgcctcttttgaataaagaaaaaaaacaactctcaccccatttcaacaaaaaaatctttgaatgCAATGTGACAAGCTGTAATGTCAAACCAAGTTCAATCAACTAGTAATCCTTTTGCCAGgaatttgaatttaatgttCTACAAGTATCTATGGCAAGTGTAAGCCTTTTAGTTGGATGCCTGCACTTATTGCGTTatataatttattcattttatttcttgTGGGGGATTTGTTTATGGTGTTAAGCAGGAGCGCGAAAATGAGCCGCCAGCTGTAGAGGAAAGAGAGGAAGAGGCTTCAGCTTCCAAATTGCAAACGTTGAGAGCTACAGGAGCCGCATTGTTCAAGTTGAACCAAGCCATCAGGCAGCTGCACTGCTCTTTGTCTATTACCCTGAGAGGTGAGATTTCTTACCCTGTGTGCGTATGAAAAAGCCCTCAAACCTTTTTGACAAGGAACCAAAGCCTTATTCACTTTCACAATATTGACGATTGTTGTGGCAACGTTCCAGTCTTAACTGCTTGCAACCATTCCCCAGGTAAAGATGGACTCTCAAAGTTGAACAGCTGTAGAGAGCTCATCTCTTCTTCGGCCACGGCTGTTGATGAGATTATCAGTGGTCTCTCCAAGGGAGCAGTTGGTCTTTCTCTGCATCCTCCCTCAGGCCAAACTCTGATGGCTGCACAAGATGAGCTGCGCTGTGCCCTCCAGTCTCTGACGTTGCCCTGGGATCAGCCGGAAGCTGTCGAGAGCAGGAACGCCGTCACGCCAGAAGAAAGCAAAGATGATCCGAGGGAATGTGGCACCTCTCACTGTGCTGACAGAAGTCGGGGCATTAATAAGCTTGTATATTCCCTCCCTGCGGGTGTTATTTCCGATGGCGTCCCACGTTGGGTATAATAGCCATGTTGTGAGAGAGGAAATTAAGCCTGTTGCTATATACAATACAGTACGAATAAGCAgccttcttttattattatttttttaatgcctcacAATAATAAACTTGGCAAGACATACAGCTGCCACTGTGTTTCTCCGTccaagtcaacaaaaaaattatttgcacttataatgttttttccagtgtttcaaaatgtgtttttatgttaCTTTTAAACACGCATGTTTCGTTTGTAAAACTTTTGATATGTTAAAAATAACTACTGATATGTGGCTGTAAAATGAGAGCCCTTTTCGAAACTTAAGTTGTGACAAATAAACTCATTAAAACTTCCTTGCaacatttgtgttttgtcaaTACATTTAAAGTTTATCAACATGTTTAAAGTTTACAGTATGTAGAATACTCTAGTGATTTGCTATCAGTTTAAAAACTCAgatcaaattgtttttaatattttgccaGCTCTTTAATCCCAAACTTTATCACAAGGGTGTATTTCGGCGCATTTGAGCAAGTGATTTGAAACATTACATGCGCCTTGCCAAGAAGGAAGCCGTGCAAATGATGACTACTCCTTAGATGACGTAATCGAGCAAACCTAGCTCGGCTGTGTTGAGTAGACGCCGGAGGACCACAGAGGCTGTTGAACCCAACTTTGGGGCGCTGTCCTCTGCTTGTTACACCCACTGCTCTCCACAGATTCCCCCCAGCTTTCTTACTTGACTCAAAAGTCTTCTTTCGATTTACTCCAATGCTGGAGAAGTGCTGCATCTGGCAAACCTGATACCAAAGTGGAGAGTTAAAATGAGACGTGCTAAACGTTTCCAGAACAATCATTGAGGTAAGacgcagtttttattttattcacgaTGAAATTCACGTTGTAGGCTAaacctaaaaaacaaacaaacaaaacggtAGTTGTTACCAGCTAATtgaatatttgattttcaggaTGCATTGGTTAATGTCTCCTAATTCAAGACTACTTGTAAGTATTTTTCTCCCCCTGgatattttgatcattttgtgaATGTTTACATAAGAGATATAGTTTCCCTGGTTGTAcctaaaaactaatagaaaattaTACAGTTCCTCTTCAATCAATTTAAAGTGTGAAACTAGACCCATTCAAACATGTATTAACaaattcaatagttaactaacTGCCGTTTCCCCTCAGGTGTGTTGTCATATCTTAATATCAGGTGAGTGGCTctttatttaacacattttcctcattcaaacATTAGCTTTCATCAGGATGCTAAAGTTAGCTTTTAGCTAGTCATTTCTGTGCATCACATGTCTATGTGtttctatatttattatttcattgtcacttttttatttttaattaagggcAAACATCTAGCAAAAgtgtaataatttaaaagacacatttacagtgtttttaaaatatcaaaCCAAGGATTGCTTGGGATGAATAAAGTTTGATACATCCATCCTACctacataataaaaatacaaattttcaaTATTTAACAATTAGAGTAGAGAAAGCTGTCCATTACTGTTTAACTGTAGCCAATGATTAATATGCTTTTGGGTGAAAtatcttttgtgtttattttgtcttgCAGTTGAAGGAATACAGTATGTGGAATATCAACTTATCCATTCTATGATCTcagtttcaattttatttatatagcgccaAATCACAGCAGACGTTGTCTCAGGGCACTGCACAGTAGTTTAATtacataaattgaaaaaaaaaaatcattcaaaaaattTGGTTAAATATAGTGTTTAGTATTGTATAATGTATTACCATAAAATAATTGTTGACAattatgacact
This window contains:
- the kif14 gene encoding kinesin-like protein KIF14 isoform X4, coding for MSLFGVQTKKHTPYYDHLMSTTRTPGRECLAERKAVKTPSGDSDKSSSLNRTYVVSALSKNGQAPYRGRLTLQRRSRRKTGADSAEDTVVERSQNTATTAPEKRMTLQRRPKTPSMDKSAQVPRVVSSMSAHATKILQESNGRSATVCRSIILREAASKIREPTNHLETQEEMVHNKTPSSSSQSVSSTGRPSDEQSQTFKTPTRKTPFVKIAARRDVFEKLSVKETPKPVVKSVSLDSSKSRVTKQVDGSKPAPVPRTSKTGVLKATTASQARPTATTSCLKPEITRTLTSTSAPAPKKSLPCPSEASKTQDSLKMENSAVTVAVRLRPFNAREKAENASQVIFTSGQETVVQHPVSKQSYSFTYDFSLCSVDSSDPAFASQQMVYETLAKPLLLRAFDGFNTCLFAYGQTGSGKSYTMMGFGEEAGVIPRFCQELFFRLSSMENEQVKCHVEMSYFEVYNEKIHDLLVTREDPNQRRMPLRVREHPIHGPYVEELSANVVGSYDDIQGWFELGNKQRATAATGMNDKSSRSHSVFTLVMTQTKTELVEGEEHDHNITSKINLVDLAGSERSNTAQTSGDRLREGASINKSLLTLGKVISALADQALTKKKVFIPYRESVLTWLLKESLGGNSKTAMIATLSPAGSNVEESLSTLRYAQQARTIINVAKVNEDTNAKLIRELKAEVDKLRAAQTSIRGIEPERVRLFQQEITALKNKLCQQEREMVEANREWREKLEQAEIRKREETKELQKSGVTFKVDNRLPNLVNLNEDPQLSEMLLYMIKEGRTAVGKLKPNSTHDIQLTGALIADQHCIITNTHGTVSITPMENAKTFVNGNLISESTVLHHGDRVILGGDHYLRFNHPAEVQSGKRVSCWTDAGDGHKDFEFAKNELLAAQRAKLEAEIEEAQVKAKREMMQGIQMAKDVAQKELSDQKTLYEDRIRAMEKELNEENERKHLQELDHRRVASQMEELKMANMELEQEVDSQKKRLRLHMEAQVMEEHHVCQARIVDALEAEKKKLSEELEEIQRKRTMRLIHTPRDASPHWDTMKLSLMLEEANKISANLKKNTVFSRHESSDIKCPGQGDVLQVRVQNTKLGISTFWSLDKFQNNMVSMREMERGDSASKDDDVFYAPDDEWEQDISSSSASSSTLSRRRSRSLLKSKRISGRLYEIRVHPIQSLLQGSSYSDGLMGVVTPPSTRSSTTDSTMPGICKELVGQSVARLRGFAGAEESLADRLASDLHRVCTAIQTISELYDSLDDDSQENVFVCNLSAQTQLIKATTATESAVFVITQWLASVKASSGRLYTLAEELKSQVKKMGGFLQLLIQGCESEITSMVAEAQKKSGRCLDAALLALSHLAVLSGMPLSVMELSIQATGKASFVACLLKGTNKGVHSIFEESLITAKEMRRDAQFAHPKTTVLQCLKSKTLDLARIMQNYICCHITERENEPPAVEEREEEASASKLQTLRATGAALFKLNQAIRQLHCSLSITLRGKDGLSKLNSCRELISSSATAVDEIISGLSKGAVGLSLHPPSGQTLMAAQDELRCALQSLTLPWDQPEAVESRNAVTPEESKDDPRECGTSHCADRSRGINKLVYSLPAGVISDGVPRWV